The sequence TTGCTGTGCGACCGTCGCCCAATTCCAGTGACTTCTCCTGCTTACAGTAACTTAAAAAGTCATACCGATGCAGTCCCAGGCCAAAGGGATCGAAGGGACAGATAAAGATCACAAAGGACCTGTTCAGCGTTGCGTACTTCTGACCGTGCTTTAACATCTCACTGTCGATCCGGCCCTGATAATAGCGCACCCGCTGCGGCAGGCCGCGCGTGTGGCGGATCTGCATGTCGATCTCGTAGACGACGCCGTCCTGGTCCTTGGTGTAAACGTCGAAGCGGACACCGTGGCTGAATTGAGTTTCTTGAATCGTCTTTTGGACCGTCGGAAACTCAATTCGCTCAATCTTCAGTTCCGGCAGGATCAGCTGAATCAACTGCTGACAGAGCTTTTTGTTGCTCATCACGCTGCCGAAGACAAAGTCGTCCTGAATGCTAATTTCGTTGTTCATTTCATTCACCTCGTATTTATTGCTCTAATTAATAAATACGTAAAAAATCGCCAAATGTATTAAAAAAATCCGCACTATTTTTGTAGCGCGGATTTATTCATTAATTGGGAACGAATCAATTAACTAGGCCGCAGCGGCTTCAGTGTGCGCTGCTGGCTTTTCGGTTGGCTTCAGAAAGGCCCCGGTGATGATGGCGAGGATCGTTACCAGGAACGGGAAGAAGGCCCACGGGATAAACTTGAGCGGGTCAATCTGCAGGGCACCAGCGATGAAGACCCCGGAAACCGACCACGGGATGATCGCGTTGACGGCCGCCCCGGCATCGTTTAGGATCCGGGTGAGGTACTTGCGCTTCAAGCCCAGCTGGTCAAAGGACTTCAGGAAGGACTGACCCGGCAGGATGATGGCGAGGTAGTGTTCCCCGACTAGAACGTTGACCCCGATGCAGGTCACGGCAACGGCGGTGGTCAGCCGGCCCGGCGTCATGATTGACTTGGACAGGTGGTCGATGATCGCACCGATGATGTTGAACTTGATCAAAAGTCCCCCAAGTGCCAGGGCGAAAATGATCAGGGCTAAGGACGTCAGCATGCTGGCGATCCCACCCTTGGACAGCAAGGTGTCGATGGTCTTGTCACCGGTGTGGGAAACGTAGCCCATCATGATTGTCTTGGTAATCGTGCTGATACTGGTGGCTGGCGCGTGGATCCAACCGAGGGCGGCGGCAAAGAGTGAACCAAGGCCCAGCGATGGAATGGCCGGGACCTGCAGGATCGCCAGGACGATCAGCAGAACCACCGGCAGCATCGCCCAGCCGGAGATCCAAAAACCGTTGGCCAAGCCGTGCATCATTTGGTGAACGGCGGTTAAGCTGACCTTCTTAGAGTTCAGGCCCAGCATGGTGTAGAGCACTACGCAGATTGCCCAGGCCGGAATATCGGTAATCATCAGCGCCTTAATGTGTTCGTAGATGCTGATCTTACCGACGCTGGCGGCCAGGTTGGTGGTCCCGGACAGCGGTGAAATGTTGGAACCACAGAAGGCCCCGGAAACAATCACCCCGGCGGTCAGACCAGGGTTGATCTTCAGCGTCGCCCCGATCCCGATGAAGGCAATCCCCATCGTGGAAACGGTGGTAAAGGAGCTCCCGCAGGCGACCCCAACCAGGGTACAAACGATGAAGACCGTCGGCAGGAAGAACTTGACCGAGATGATCTTGAAGCCGAAGTACATGATCGTCGGAATCGTCCCGGAGAAGATCCAGGTGGCAATCAGGACCCCGATCGACAGGAAGATCACCAGGGGGTCAACCCCGGCCCGCAGTCCGCTGCGCATCCCATCCATGACCGTGTCCCAAGAAAAGCCCCGCAGCCGGCCGTAGATGGCCAGGAAGGTGAAGGCGATGAATAACGGTGCTTGCGGTTCCTGCTTGCGAACGATAATCAGGTAGCCCAGGATACACAGAATGACTACCAGGACGGCGAGACTCTCGCCAAAGCTAAAGACCGGTTCGGGCCGGTTTGCTGATTTCTTAAATAGACTCATTATTAATCATTTCCCCTTAGTTTAACCAAAAAAACACCAACCAGACTGACGAGCCGCTCGGCAATCTAGTTGGTGACCTTTTGCAAAATAGTAATTAAGGAGACCATCCCTGCTAGATTGGACTCACCTAGCAGGGATGCATTAAACACAACGCTGCTTCGGTGCGAGCGCTCCTGCCCGCGCCGAAACGGCACAGACATTACGCTGAATAAGCATCGTTGTTATAATACTTCGCCGTGTTTAATGACTTCATTGTGATTCGTTCCCTTCGTGATTTGTTGCCATTATTAAAACATTCTCATTTTAATTTGTCAACCTCTCATAGCACTTTAATCTGAAATTGCTTGTTTTTGTCGGGACCAGCCACTAAAATTTGAGACAAAAACGGGAGCGTTCAGATCATGGCACAGAAAAAACTATTATTACTATCCACCGGTGGCACCATCGCCTCGGTCGTCTCTGACGAGGGTCTGGTCCCCGGCGAAACCGGTGAGCAGTTGCTGCAAATGCTGGGGAGCGTCCCTTACGACGTCACCGTCAAGGACATTCTCCAGCTGGACTCGTCCAACATCCAGCCCGAGGAATGGAAGACGATCGCGGAGGCCATCTACCGCTACCGCAACGACTTCGACGGAATCGTCGTCTCCCACGGCACCGACACGATGGCCTATACGGCGTCGATGATGACCTTCATGCTCCAAAATATCAACGTCCCGGTGGTCTTCACCGGAAGTCAGGTCCCGATCAACGTCATCTTAAGCGACGCTCCCGACAACCTCCAGCTGGCCTTCGCTGCGGCCGCCCAGCTGCCACCGGACATCTACCTGGCCTTTAACCGCAAGATCATGCGCGGCTGCCGGAGCGTCAAGGTACGGACGACCGCCTTCAACGCCTTCGAGAGCGTCAACGTGCCGCCAGTGGCCGCCGTGACCTCCGACGGCTTTACCATCATGAACCGCCGGCCGCACCACCAGCAGGATTGCGTCCTCAACACCCGGATCGACACCAACGTTTTCCTGGTCAAACTCTTCCCTGGCTTTGATCCCCGCTTCCTGCAAGCGATGGCTAAACACGACTGCCACGGGATCGTGATCGAGGCGTACGGGCTCGGCGGGATGACCTACATTCGCCGCAACATCGCCGCTGCGGTCGGCCAGCTGATCCGCCGCGAGATCCCGGTCGTGGCGACCAGCCAGTGCCTGTACGAGCGCAGCGACCTGACCAAGTATGAGGTCGGCCGCCAGGCGCTGGTCGAAGGGGCAATCAGCGCCCACGACATGACCTCCGAGAGCGCCATCACCAAGCTGATGTGGGGCCTCGGCCAGGGGATGGACGTCGCGGCGATCACGAAATTCTTCGAGACCGACGTGGCCGGCGAAGTGACTTTGAATTAGCAATAAAAAAAAGAATGAGATTTCATCCCCGCCCAAGGCATGAAATCTCATTCTTTATTTTTGCAAAAATTCGCTCACGGTCTGCAGCGTCTCTGCCAGCTTTGGCCCCTCCAAGAGGTGATCCTCGCCTTCCAGGAGGTGCAGCTCGGTGTTTGGAATAATCACGTTGTACTTACGGGCGGCCTCCGGTGATACCACCTGGTCGTCTAGGCCATGAATGATCAGCGTCGGATTGCCGAAGTGCTGGGCCGTTTCGTAAATCGGCAGCAGCTGGGCGGTCCGAAAATACTGGCCGCTGACCTCCTGGCCGTTCACCTCGACCGCCAGCGGAATGTGGTTCGGGTCGTAGGTGCTGCCCTGGCAACGGCCGTAGAGGGCGTCGTCCTTGAGCGTTGCTGCCGGGGCCAGCAGCACCAGCTTGTCGATCAGGTCGCGGTAGTAGCCCGCCAGCATCGAGGCCACGACCCCGCCCTGGGAGTGACCGACCAGGTAGATCTGCCGGGCCCCAATCTTGGTCCGGGCAAAATCGATGATGGCCATCCCGTCCAGGATTTCACCCAGCACCGTCATCTGGGCAAAGTCGCCGTCGCTCTCGCCGCAGCCGGCAAAGTCAAAGCGCAGCGTCGGGATCCCCGCCTGGTTCAGCTTGGCGGACAGGTCGTACAATAGCTTGCCGGCTTGGTAGCCGCGGTTCCCCTGAAAGCCGTGCATCAGGATCGCTACCCGATCGTTCTCCAGCTTGTCGGTGCCCTCCAGCACGCCCCGGAGCGTCAGTCCAGCACGTTGAATCGTTATCTCCATTCTAATCCATCCTTTCTGCTTATCACCGTTGCCTTCATTTTACCGTGTCCGGCCCGGGCAAGCTAGCGGGCATTAACCTGACGTTAAGTCCCCTTAGCCAACCCTCAATTTTTCTCCTACCCCTTTCCTGCTAAGCTGTTAATAAGAACAACGAAGGAGGAAATCACCATGACCAAGAATCGTGTAACGGAAATTTTAGGAAGCGAAAAGCCAATCATCCAGGCACCAATGGACTGGATCACTGACGCCAAGCTGGTTGCCGCCGTCAATGCGGCCGGGGGCTTTGGCTTCTTGGCGCCCAACGCTGGGCAGACTACCAATGCCAAGTCACCGGCCGAGGCCGTTTCCCGGATGAAAAACGAGATTGAGCAGACAAAGGCCCTGACCGACCGGCCGTTTGGGCTGTGCGTCCTGCCCGGCGATCCCCAAACGGACCAGTTTACCGCGCCGATGGTGGATCTGGCCATCGAGGAAGGCGTCAAGGCCATTGCCTACGTCGGCGACCGCCTGATCCCCGAACTCTTCGCCAAAATCAAGGACAACGGTCTGATCTTGATCTACCGGGCCCTGAATAATCCGTCCGTCGAGCAGTTCAAGACGGCCGCCGCAATGGGTGCGGACATGGTCGTCGTCACCGGTTTCGACCACGGTGGCGACCTGCCGTACAAGTCTATCAG comes from Limosilactobacillus sp. and encodes:
- a CDS encoding Rpn family recombination-promoting nuclease/putative transposase, which encodes MNNEISIQDDFVFGSVMSNKKLCQQLIQLILPELKIERIEFPTVQKTIQETQFSHGVRFDVYTKDQDGVVYEIDMQIRHTRGLPQRVRYYQGRIDSEMLKHGQKYATLNRSFVIFICPFDPFGLGLHRYDFLSYCKQEKSLELGDGRTAIFLNTKGTKDDVSKDLRNFLDYVDNKDVVNDEYVDELKDYIQNLSKNTEWRNDYMDNKTHMMFHDEDVREEGIATGKMEAIRGAISLLREAGLPEDQLKSKVQQQFDLTDQQMQELFK
- a CDS encoding Na+/H+ antiporter NhaC family protein; this encodes MSLFKKSANRPEPVFSFGESLAVLVVILCILGYLIIVRKQEPQAPLFIAFTFLAIYGRLRGFSWDTVMDGMRSGLRAGVDPLVIFLSIGVLIATWIFSGTIPTIMYFGFKIISVKFFLPTVFIVCTLVGVACGSSFTTVSTMGIAFIGIGATLKINPGLTAGVIVSGAFCGSNISPLSGTTNLAASVGKISIYEHIKALMITDIPAWAICVVLYTMLGLNSKKVSLTAVHQMMHGLANGFWISGWAMLPVVLLIVLAILQVPAIPSLGLGSLFAAALGWIHAPATSISTITKTIMMGYVSHTGDKTIDTLLSKGGIASMLTSLALIIFALALGGLLIKFNIIGAIIDHLSKSIMTPGRLTTAVAVTCIGVNVLVGEHYLAIILPGQSFLKSFDQLGLKRKYLTRILNDAGAAVNAIIPWSVSGVFIAGALQIDPLKFIPWAFFPFLVTILAIITGAFLKPTEKPAAHTEAAAA
- a CDS encoding asparaginase is translated as MAQKKLLLLSTGGTIASVVSDEGLVPGETGEQLLQMLGSVPYDVTVKDILQLDSSNIQPEEWKTIAEAIYRYRNDFDGIVVSHGTDTMAYTASMMTFMLQNINVPVVFTGSQVPINVILSDAPDNLQLAFAAAAQLPPDIYLAFNRKIMRGCRSVKVRTTAFNAFESVNVPPVAAVTSDGFTIMNRRPHHQQDCVLNTRIDTNVFLVKLFPGFDPRFLQAMAKHDCHGIVIEAYGLGGMTYIRRNIAAAVGQLIRREIPVVATSQCLYERSDLTKYEVGRQALVEGAISAHDMTSESAITKLMWGLGQGMDVAAITKFFETDVAGEVTLN
- a CDS encoding alpha/beta hydrolase — encoded protein: MEITIQRAGLTLRGVLEGTDKLENDRVAILMHGFQGNRGYQAGKLLYDLSAKLNQAGIPTLRFDFAGCGESDGDFAQMTVLGEILDGMAIIDFARTKIGARQIYLVGHSQGGVVASMLAGYYRDLIDKLVLLAPAATLKDDALYGRCQGSTYDPNHIPLAVEVNGQEVSGQYFRTAQLLPIYETAQHFGNPTLIIHGLDDQVVSPEAARKYNVIIPNTELHLLEGEDHLLEGPKLAETLQTVSEFLQK
- a CDS encoding NAD(P)H-dependent flavin oxidoreductase, coding for MTKNRVTEILGSEKPIIQAPMDWITDAKLVAAVNAAGGFGFLAPNAGQTTNAKSPAEAVSRMKNEIEQTKALTDRPFGLCVLPGDPQTDQFTAPMVDLAIEEGVKAIAYVGDRLIPELFAKIKDNGLILIYRALNNPSVEQFKTAAAMGADMVVVTGFDHGGDLPYKSISTLELIPQVVDAVDIPVLADGGIADRRTVNAVFALGAEGVYCGTVFIASDECPANKTIKNFIVSNNADSLVLFRGAPSPYYRSIPTTLALKLQQMSRQGAANEEIGKLMRGAVRNALVDGDMENGLATLGNGISNIHAIRPVKEIIDDLTHDVA